The Pelodiscus sinensis isolate JC-2024 chromosome 5, ASM4963464v1, whole genome shotgun sequence genome includes a region encoding these proteins:
- the BBS12 gene encoding chaperonin-containing T-complex member BBS12 produces MAFRNVNRRRHIGLQQLSSLASIGRTLLGPVKSYKFIVDVSTSESALTCSAVRLLESLDLTSAVGQLLNETIQAQNKEYKTGMTTLLFLVGAWSNAVLECLQQNVPLSLVVSVMSEGLNSCSEKVKCLQLSVHDLYKGPKSVPIHFSSRSLGSQITENKVPNTGSNSFLNPLGNIIKDIPVSKEECFPESLHSHQASPCDPHDRCLNSHLCISDNITPSLVEPVGNKTMPAVLGSSLIASNFNKRTKLTHSRYFNTPEKSHCPLQTDNFGSAPIRPGACPYEFNDFGQLAMALSHGNQSSMKLVQDIFRCQQQIAERKGSSQFNIAEVVTCCLPGLSENYSCVCPGYITLVSPEKATVTKQLRDRPLQILLIDGDLREKYRHLGFNRPSNVSTISESVALQESSSESIWINCALDILIQSKVNLILVKGNVCENLMERCILNNILIINPVTDTVLHAFEKGIGVQLVTYLSQVNSHYVGSGVWVDFWKTLELDNKVPVSIKAEGIHLVTAVLCSTVTSKMQVTEDQFWTCAYRLYHALTDQKVFPGGGAVELLCLSHLQKLEEQSLKQADKYPSGELHMSSCWLTKSLTQYKSVVLKALASGWHQYLSRVMYNTASYESEFEASTFIDHHLKKATDCSSPSSYILKEFNKGIKVMDDVDLSIKQEEALKIYDNVTSKVEAWRRALDLVLLVLQTDAEIITGPKRNQLLNSHTSSEFTFV; encoded by the coding sequence ATGGCTTTCAGAAATGTGAACAGAAGACGTCACATTGGACTTCAACAGCTTTCATCTTTAGCATCAATAGGAAGAACACTTTTAGGACCAGTAAAATCATATAAATTTATTGTAGATGTAAGCACTAGTGAGAGTGCTTTGACTTGCTCTGCAGTTAGACTTCTTGAAAGTTTGGATTTAACTAGTGCAGTGGGACAGCTTCTTAATGAAACAATTCAGGCACAGAACAAAGAATATAAAACTGGGATGACTACCCTCTTATTTCTTGTTGGTGCATGGAGCAATGCTGTACTTGAATGCCTTCAGCAAAATGTTCCTCTATCACTAGTAGTATCTGTGATGTCTGAAGGATTGAACTCTTGCAGTGAAAAAGTCAAGTGTCTTCAGCTATCAGTACATGATTTATATAAAGGGCCCAAATCTGTTCCCATTCACTTCAGTTCTAGGAGTCTGGGGTCCCAAATTACTGAAAATAAAGTTCCTAATACTGGCTCTAACAGTTTTTTAAATCCTCTTGGGAATATTATTAAAGATATTCCTGTATCTAAAGAAGAATGTTTTCCAGAAAGTCTTCATTCTCATCAAGCAAGCCCTTGTGATCCTCATGACAGATGTTTGAATTCACATCTATGCATTTCAGACAATATTACACCCTCATTGGTTGAACCAGTGGGCAATAAAACTATGCCTGCAGTTCTTGGAAGCAGTTTGATTGCATCCAACTTTaacaaaagaacaaaattaaCTCATAGTAGATATTTTAACACTCCAGAAAAAAGCCATTGTCCACTCCAAACAGACAATTTTGGAAGTGCTCCCATTAGGCCTGGAGCATGTCCTTATGAATTTAATGATTTTGGACAATTGGCTATGGCTCTTAGCCATGGGAATCAGTCTAGTATGAAATTGGTACAGGATATTTTCAGATGCCAGCAACAAATAGCTGAACGCAAAGGTTCTTCTCAATTTAATATTGCAGAAGTTGTGACATGCTGTTTACCAGGACTGTCTGAAAATTATTCTTGTGTGTGCCCAGGTTATATCACTTTAGTATCACCAGAAAAAGCCACTGTTACCAAGCAACTTCGGGATAGACCTCTTCAGATTCTTCTCATAGATGGTGATCTAAGGGAAAAATATCGTCACTTGGGATTTAATAGGCCATCAAATGTCAGCACAATATCAGAAAGTGTAGCTTTACAAGAAAGTAGCTCAGAAAGTATATGGATAAATTGTGCATTAGATATTTTAATACAATCAAAAGTAAATTTAATTTTAGTAAAAGGAAATGTGTGTGAAAATTTAATGGAAAGATGCATCTTGAATAATATATTGATAATCAATCCAGTAACTGACACTGTGCTTCATGCTTTTGAGAAGGGCATAGGAGTGCAGTTGGTGACATACCTATCCCAAGTAAATAGTCATTATGTGGGAAGTGGTGTGTGGGTGGACTTCTGGAAAACATTGGAATTAGATAACAAAGTGCCAGTCAGTATAAAAGCTGAAGGAATACATCTGGTAACAGCTGTGCTTTGTAGCACAGTAACTTCAAAGATGCAAGTTACTGAAGATCAGTTCTGGACTTGTGCTTATCGCCTCTACCATGCTCTCACTGatcagaaagtttttcctggAGGTGGTGCTGTTGAACTGTTGTGCCTCAGTCATCTTCAGAAGCTTGAAGAACAATCTTTAAAGCAAGCCGATAAATACCCTTCTGGAGAATTACACATGTCATCTTGCTGGTTGACAAAATCTTTGACACAGTATAAATCAGTTGTGCTTAAAGCTCTGGCAAGTGGTTGGCATCAGTATCTTTCAAGAGTCATGTATAACACTGCTAGTTATGAATCAGAGTTTGAAGCAAGCACTTTCATAGACcatcatctcaaaaaagctaCAGACTGTAGTTCTCCTTCATCATATATTCTGAAAGAGTTTAATAAAGGAATTAAGGTCATGGATGATGTTGATCTTTCAATTAAACAGGAGGAGGCTCTAAAGATATATGACAATGTTACATCCAAGGTGGAGGCATGGCGCAGAGCTCTCGACTTGGTGCTATTAGTGCTTCAAACAGATGCTGAAATTATTACAGGTCCCAAGAGAAATCAGTTATTAAATTCACATACATCCAGTGAGTTCACATTTGTATAG